A region from the Curtobacterium sp. MCBA15_012 genome encodes:
- the sdhD gene encoding succinate dehydrogenase, hydrophobic membrane anchor protein: protein MTTQTVEPPRSAAAARRTTNWEKWGWIYMRASGVLLVVLIFGHLFVNMVAGEGVKQIDFAFVAGKWASPFWQVWDSLMLVLALVHGSNGMRTIINDYVAKPGIRKTLLLAVAIACVALVVLGLLVCWTFDPCPAGAAAADLPSFCPAQ from the coding sequence ATGACCACGCAGACCGTCGAGCCACCGCGCTCCGCCGCCGCAGCACGCCGCACCACCAACTGGGAGAAGTGGGGGTGGATCTACATGCGCGCGTCGGGTGTCTTGCTCGTCGTGCTCATCTTCGGCCACCTCTTCGTGAACATGGTCGCGGGCGAGGGCGTCAAGCAGATCGACTTCGCCTTCGTCGCCGGCAAGTGGGCGAGCCCGTTCTGGCAGGTGTGGGATTCCCTGATGCTCGTCCTGGCGCTCGTCCACGGCTCGAACGGCATGCGGACGATCATCAACGACTACGTCGCCAAGCCGGGCATCCGGAAGACCCTCCTGCTCGCGGTCGCCATCGCCTGCGTCGCGCTGGTCGTCCTCGGCCTGCTCGTCTGCTGGACGTTCGACCCGTGCCCCGCGGGCGCCGCCGCAGCGGACCTGCCCTCGTTCTGCCCCGCGCAGTAG
- the sdhA gene encoding succinate dehydrogenase flavoprotein subunit yields the protein MTETTVHHHQHDIVIIGAGGAGMRAAIEAGPRAKTAVISKLYPTRSHTGAAQGGMAAALANVEEDSWEWHTFDTVKGGDYLVDQDAAEILAKEAIDAVIDLENMGLPFNRTPEGKIDQRRFGGHTRDHGKAPVRRACYAADRTGHMILQTLFQNCVKLGVEFHNEFYALDLVMVEVTGDDGVTREQPAGVVAYELATGELHVFHAKAVVFATGGFGKMYKTTSNAHTLTGDGVGIVWRKGLPLEDMEFFQFHPTGLAGLGILLTEGARGEGAILRNASGERFMERYAPTIKDLAPRDIVARCMVQEVAEGRGAGPNKDYVLLDCTHLGAEVLETKLPDITEFARTYLGVDPVVEPVPVMPTAHYAMGGIPTNTNAEVLYDNTTVVPGLYAAGECACVSVHGSNRLGTNSLLDINVFGKRSGNNAAAYVQTADFLPLPEDPAAGVRDMLDQLRASTGTERIAVLRKELQEEMDKNAQVFRTDESLGKMTETIHTLRERFRNVAVQDKGKRFNTDLLEAVELGFLLDLAEVVVFSARNRKESRGGHMRDDFPKRDDENYMQHTMAYLTGDPHSSLADDHITLDWKPVVMTRYEPMERKY from the coding sequence GTGACCGAGACCACCGTTCACCACCACCAGCACGACATCGTCATCATCGGCGCGGGCGGCGCGGGCATGCGTGCCGCGATCGAGGCGGGCCCGAGGGCGAAGACGGCCGTCATCTCGAAGCTGTACCCGACCCGGTCCCACACCGGTGCGGCGCAGGGCGGCATGGCCGCGGCGCTGGCCAACGTGGAAGAGGACTCGTGGGAGTGGCACACCTTCGACACGGTCAAGGGCGGCGACTACCTCGTCGACCAGGACGCCGCCGAGATCCTGGCGAAGGAGGCGATCGACGCCGTCATCGACCTCGAGAACATGGGCCTGCCGTTCAACCGCACGCCCGAGGGCAAGATCGACCAGCGCCGTTTCGGCGGCCACACCCGCGACCACGGCAAGGCCCCGGTCCGCCGGGCCTGCTACGCCGCTGACCGCACCGGCCACATGATCCTGCAGACGCTGTTCCAGAACTGCGTGAAGCTCGGCGTCGAGTTCCACAACGAGTTCTACGCGCTCGACCTCGTCATGGTCGAGGTCACTGGCGACGACGGCGTCACCCGCGAGCAGCCGGCCGGCGTCGTGGCGTACGAACTCGCGACCGGTGAACTGCACGTGTTCCACGCCAAGGCCGTCGTCTTCGCGACCGGCGGCTTCGGCAAGATGTACAAGACGACCTCGAACGCGCACACGCTGACCGGCGACGGCGTCGGCATCGTCTGGCGCAAGGGCCTGCCGCTCGAGGACATGGAGTTCTTCCAGTTCCACCCGACCGGCCTGGCCGGCCTCGGCATCCTCCTCACCGAGGGTGCCCGTGGCGAGGGCGCCATCCTCCGCAACGCCTCGGGCGAGCGCTTCATGGAGCGCTACGCCCCGACCATCAAGGACCTCGCGCCGCGCGACATCGTGGCGCGCTGCATGGTCCAGGAGGTCGCCGAGGGCCGCGGCGCCGGACCGAACAAGGACTACGTGCTGCTCGACTGCACGCACCTCGGTGCCGAGGTGCTCGAGACGAAGCTGCCGGACATCACCGAGTTCGCGCGGACGTACCTCGGTGTCGACCCGGTGGTCGAGCCGGTGCCCGTGATGCCGACCGCCCACTACGCGATGGGCGGCATCCCGACCAACACCAACGCCGAGGTCCTGTACGACAACACGACCGTCGTGCCCGGCCTGTACGCCGCCGGCGAGTGCGCGTGCGTCTCGGTGCACGGCTCGAACCGTCTCGGCACGAACTCGCTGCTCGACATCAACGTGTTCGGCAAGCGCTCCGGCAACAACGCCGCCGCCTACGTGCAGACCGCCGACTTCCTCCCCCTCCCCGAGGACCCGGCCGCCGGCGTCCGCGACATGCTCGACCAGCTCCGTGCCTCGACCGGCACCGAGCGCATCGCCGTCCTGCGCAAGGAACTGCAGGAGGAGATGGACAAGAACGCCCAGGTGTTCCGCACCGACGAGTCGCTCGGCAAGATGACCGAGACGATCCACACCCTGCGCGAGCGCTTCCGCAACGTCGCCGTCCAGGACAAGGGCAAGCGCTTCAACACCGACCTGCTCGAGGCCGTCGAGCTCGGCTTCCTGCTCGACCTCGCCGAGGTCGTCGTGTTCTCCGCCCGGAACCGCAAGGAGAGCCGCGGGGGCCACATGCGCGACGACTTCCCGAAGCGCGACGACGAGAACTACATGCAGCACACCATGGCGTACCTGACGGGCGACCCGCACTCGTCCCTCGCCGACGACCACATCACGCTCGACTGGAAGCCCGTCGTCATGACGCGCTACGAGCCGATGGAGAGGAAGTACTGA
- a CDS encoding succinate dehydrogenase iron-sulfur subunit, protein MTDTLVSDAPRTDTVQDAPPGSFPVTVIVRRFDPDVDDEPRWQDFDVMMLPTDRILDALHKIKWEQDGSLTFRRSCAHGVCGSDAMRINGRNRLACKTLIKDLDVSKPIYVEAIKGLPLEKDLVVDMEPFFQSFREVQPFLQANSKPEKGKERVQSVADRARFDDTTKCILCAACTSSCPVFWTDGQYFGPAAIVNAHRFIFDSRDDAANVRLDILNDKEGVWRCRTTFNCTDACPRGIQVTKAISEVKQAIMRGGA, encoded by the coding sequence ATGACCGACACCCTGGTCTCCGACGCGCCCCGCACCGACACCGTGCAGGACGCCCCTCCCGGATCGTTCCCCGTCACGGTCATCGTGCGGCGGTTCGACCCGGACGTCGACGACGAGCCGCGCTGGCAGGACTTCGACGTCATGATGCTCCCGACGGACCGCATCCTCGACGCGCTGCACAAGATCAAGTGGGAGCAGGACGGGTCGCTGACCTTCCGCCGCTCCTGCGCGCACGGCGTGTGCGGTTCGGACGCCATGCGCATCAACGGCCGCAACCGCCTGGCGTGCAAGACGCTGATCAAGGACCTCGACGTGTCGAAGCCGATCTACGTCGAGGCGATCAAGGGCCTGCCGCTCGAGAAGGACCTGGTCGTGGACATGGAGCCGTTCTTCCAGTCCTTCCGCGAGGTCCAGCCGTTCCTGCAGGCGAACAGCAAGCCGGAGAAGGGCAAGGAGCGCGTGCAGTCCGTCGCCGACCGCGCCCGCTTCGACGACACCACCAAGTGCATCCTCTGCGCCGCGTGCACCTCGTCGTGCCCGGTGTTCTGGACCGACGGCCAGTACTTCGGGCCGGCCGCGATCGTGAACGCGCACCGCTTCATCTTCGACTCGCGCGACGACGCCGCGAACGTCCGCCTCGACATCCTCAACGACAAGGAGGGCGTGTGGCGCTGCCGCACGACCTTCAACTGCACCGACGCCTGCCCCCGTGGCATCCAGGTGACGAAGGCGATCTCCGAGGTCAAGCAGGCGATCATGCGTGGCGGCGCGTGA
- a CDS encoding TNT domain-containing protein, with product MTFAETRPILDQLGYTVRYVQLPGEQLHEPPVEGALRITPAQDDAGAAGSGDFALEVVDYGTARRLATARGEADAVEMLRRFLNRPFPAPRDIPRHELDGLRDRAATTYPQLAQQVAQAGDEGLRIQVPAGVPVDRVGGPDGYLLHPLDTPLPQRSLPPHVAAAPEVHRYVVERPFLVEVRFVQPWFDQPGGALRFATADPSVTVRDLVVDGSLVRLRVV from the coding sequence ATGACGTTCGCGGAGACCCGCCCCATCCTCGACCAGCTCGGCTACACCGTGCGCTACGTGCAGCTCCCCGGTGAGCAACTGCACGAGCCGCCGGTGGAGGGCGCGCTGCGGATCACCCCGGCGCAGGACGACGCGGGGGCCGCGGGGTCCGGCGACTTCGCGCTCGAGGTCGTGGACTACGGCACCGCCCGACGCCTCGCGACCGCGCGGGGAGAGGCCGACGCGGTCGAGATGCTGCGTCGCTTCCTGAACCGGCCGTTCCCCGCACCGCGGGACATCCCCCGGCACGAGCTCGACGGCCTCCGCGACCGCGCGGCGACGACCTACCCGCAGCTCGCGCAGCAGGTCGCCCAGGCCGGCGACGAGGGCCTCCGCATCCAGGTGCCGGCCGGCGTCCCGGTCGACCGCGTGGGCGGCCCGGACGGGTACCTCCTGCACCCGCTCGACACCCCGCTCCCCCAGCGTTCCCTGCCGCCGCACGTCGCGGCGGCGCCCGAGGTGCACCGCTACGTCGTCGAGCGGCCCTTCCTGGTCGAGGTGCGCTTCGTGCAGCCCTGGTTCGACCAGCCGGGAGGCGCGCTCCGGTTCGCGACGGCGGACCCGTCGGTCACGGTGCGCGACCTGGTCGTGGACGGCTCCCTGGTCCGGCTGCGGGTGGTCTGA
- a CDS encoding DUF4190 domain-containing protein → MTTAQPYKPAAPASDRYSVLAIVGFILAFLVNIAGLVVSIIALTQIKRTGERGRGLALAGIIISALSLVISIISMIVLFSAAASMQGTTGY, encoded by the coding sequence ATGACCACCGCCCAGCCGTACAAGCCCGCCGCACCGGCATCCGACCGTTACAGCGTCCTCGCGATCGTCGGGTTCATCCTGGCGTTCCTCGTGAACATCGCCGGGCTCGTCGTGAGCATCATCGCGCTCACGCAGATCAAGCGCACGGGTGAGCGTGGCCGTGGCCTCGCGCTCGCCGGCATCATCATCAGCGCCCTGTCGTTGGTCATCTCGATCATCTCGATGATCGTGCTCTTCTCGGCAGCGGCGTCGATGCAGGGCACGACCGGCTACTGA
- a CDS encoding DUF805 domain-containing protein yields the protein MTDDRTPRWGQPDGQQPDGQTPQSGQPQQPPQPNGQAPQYGQQPYGQASQPGQQPYGQQPYGQQPYGQAPQYGQQPYGQQPYPQFVPSGPIPRDASGAPPLWAPWYGIGFLDAVTRFFKKYARFDGRASRSEFWYWVLANAIVSTILLGGYIAGVIAWAASSATTVDEYGNTTTNGSVPVVALLFLALYGLWWLATIVPTFALGWRRVHDANLAGPFWLISLVTGIAGIVFGALESNPAGAQYDRPDGPPPGAYDGGHDAAGLPKA from the coding sequence ATGACCGACGACCGCACGCCGCGGTGGGGGCAGCCGGACGGCCAGCAGCCGGACGGCCAGACCCCGCAGTCCGGCCAGCCGCAGCAGCCGCCGCAGCCGAACGGCCAGGCTCCGCAGTACGGGCAGCAGCCGTACGGCCAGGCCTCGCAGCCCGGCCAGCAGCCGTACGGGCAGCAGCCGTACGGCCAGCAGCCGTACGGCCAGGCCCCGCAGTACGGGCAGCAGCCGTACGGACAGCAGCCGTACCCGCAGTTCGTCCCGTCCGGCCCGATCCCGCGCGACGCGAGCGGCGCCCCGCCCCTCTGGGCCCCCTGGTACGGCATCGGTTTCCTCGACGCCGTGACCCGCTTCTTCAAGAAGTACGCCCGGTTCGACGGTCGCGCCAGCCGCAGTGAGTTCTGGTACTGGGTCCTGGCGAACGCGATCGTCTCGACGATCCTGCTCGGCGGCTACATCGCCGGCGTCATCGCGTGGGCCGCATCCTCGGCGACGACTGTCGACGAGTACGGCAACACGACGACGAACGGGTCGGTCCCGGTCGTCGCCCTCCTGTTCCTCGCGCTGTACGGCCTGTGGTGGCTCGCGACGATCGTGCCCACCTTCGCGCTCGGCTGGCGACGGGTGCACGACGCGAACCTCGCCGGGCCGTTCTGGCTCATCTCGCTCGTGACCGGCATCGCGGGCATCGTCTTCGGTGCGCTCGAGTCGAACCCGGCCGGGGCGCAGTACGACCGTCCCGACGGACCGCCCCCGGGCGCGTACGACGGCGGCCACGACGCTGCGGGGCTCCCGAAGGCCTGA
- a CDS encoding DUF805 domain-containing protein: MTYQQPDPPYGTAQQPAGGHGQFGAGNVTGAGGEPPLWAPRYGASFGQAVGRFFRKYATFSGRASRSEFWWAYLVVAAVPTILVTIALVYRFSTIQYDTVDFGDGQVYRSPNAPGPLFFVLMALPALWWLATIVPTLALGWRRLHDANLPGALYLIAVFVGIVGIVFGLLPSNPEGARYDRPGAAR, translated from the coding sequence ATGACCTACCAGCAACCCGATCCGCCGTACGGGACCGCGCAGCAGCCGGCCGGCGGCCACGGCCAGTTCGGCGCCGGCAACGTGACCGGTGCCGGCGGGGAGCCGCCGCTCTGGGCGCCGCGCTACGGTGCCTCGTTCGGGCAGGCGGTCGGCCGGTTCTTCCGCAAGTACGCCACGTTCAGCGGTCGCGCGAGCCGCAGCGAGTTCTGGTGGGCGTACCTGGTCGTGGCAGCCGTGCCGACGATCCTCGTGACGATCGCACTGGTCTACCGCTTCTCGACCATCCAGTACGACACCGTCGACTTCGGTGACGGCCAGGTCTACCGCAGCCCGAACGCGCCGGGGCCGCTCTTCTTCGTGCTCATGGCCCTCCCGGCCCTGTGGTGGCTCGCGACGATCGTGCCCACGCTGGCGCTCGGCTGGCGGCGCCTGCACGACGCCAACCTGCCCGGCGCGCTGTACCTCATCGCGGTGTTCGTCGGCATCGTCGGCATCGTGTTCGGTCTGCTGCCGTCGAACCCCGAGGGTGCGCGGTACGACCGCCCGGGGGCCGCGCGATGA
- a CDS encoding DUF805 domain-containing protein encodes MSNQDPYGGQQPGGQDHSGAGAQRPDGQQPYGQQPYGQQGSAPDPYAKPQAGQQPYGQAPYGQPQQPYGQAPSGQAPYGQPQQPYGQAPYGQQPSGGQAPYGQAPYGQAPQYGQAAVPRGATATEPPIWAPWYGIPFPQAFRRFWKKYARFDGRASRSEFWFWALWYAIGSFATGFVGGIFDAAPGLSNVDDGLTTLWALACAVGFIALTMRRLHDVNLSGYFTLFFIIPPIGVLFALIVGFLATDPQGQRFDRPDRM; translated from the coding sequence GTGAGCAACCAGGATCCGTACGGCGGGCAGCAGCCCGGAGGACAGGACCACTCGGGCGCGGGGGCGCAGCGGCCGGACGGGCAGCAGCCGTACGGGCAGCAGCCGTACGGACAGCAGGGCTCCGCGCCGGACCCGTACGCGAAGCCGCAGGCCGGGCAGCAGCCGTACGGCCAGGCGCCGTACGGCCAGCCGCAGCAGCCGTACGGGCAGGCACCGTCCGGGCAGGCGCCCTACGGCCAGCCGCAGCAGCCGTACGGGCAGGCACCGTACGGGCAGCAGCCCTCTGGCGGGCAGGCCCCGTACGGCCAGGCCCCGTACGGCCAGGCACCGCAGTACGGGCAGGCCGCCGTGCCCCGCGGTGCCACCGCGACCGAGCCGCCGATCTGGGCGCCCTGGTACGGCATCCCGTTCCCGCAGGCGTTCCGCCGGTTCTGGAAGAAGTACGCGCGGTTCGACGGGCGAGCCAGCCGCAGCGAGTTCTGGTTCTGGGCGCTCTGGTACGCGATCGGCTCGTTCGCGACCGGGTTCGTGGGCGGGATCTTCGACGCGGCGCCGGGCCTGTCGAACGTCGACGACGGCCTGACGACCCTCTGGGCGCTCGCCTGCGCCGTGGGGTTCATCGCGCTGACCATGCGACGCCTGCACGACGTCAACCTCTCCGGGTACTTCACCCTGTTCTTCATCATCCCGCCGATCGGGGTGCTCTTCGCGCTCATCGTCGGCTTCCTCGCGACCGACCCGCAGGGACAGCGGTTCGACCGGCCCGACCGCATGTGA
- a CDS encoding NADP-dependent oxidoreductase, whose amino-acid sequence MTKHWVAPRFGGSEVLELVDTEVPAPGPGEVTIDVRAAGVNPADTKHVRQGDPADLPAPIGYEVAGVLSAVGPDTEIASGGGAVGDEVLAFRVSGGWAERITVPAADVFAKPAALGFAEAANLLLAATTAADMIRVTRAEGRDTVVVHGASGAVGVSLLQLLRPLGTRVIGTASERNADTVRRFGGEWVAYGDGLEARIRDRAPDGVDVALDCVGTDEAVDVSLALVADRSRIVTIAAPGRAQSDGIRAVGGAQPESAAFRDSVRQRLIDLAGAGELEVPVARTFPLAEALAAVHLLESQHPGGKLALLP is encoded by the coding sequence ATGACGAAGCACTGGGTGGCACCGCGGTTCGGCGGCAGCGAGGTCCTGGAACTGGTCGACACCGAGGTCCCGGCACCCGGGCCCGGCGAGGTCACGATCGACGTCCGCGCCGCCGGGGTGAACCCCGCGGACACGAAGCACGTCCGGCAGGGCGACCCGGCCGACCTGCCGGCGCCGATCGGCTACGAGGTCGCCGGGGTGCTCAGCGCCGTCGGACCCGACACCGAGATCGCCTCCGGTGGGGGAGCGGTCGGCGACGAGGTCCTGGCGTTCCGCGTCTCGGGCGGCTGGGCCGAACGGATCACGGTGCCCGCCGCCGACGTCTTCGCCAAGCCCGCCGCGCTCGGCTTCGCCGAGGCGGCCAACCTGCTCCTCGCCGCGACCACCGCCGCCGACATGATCCGCGTCACGCGTGCGGAGGGACGCGACACGGTGGTCGTGCACGGCGCGTCCGGTGCGGTCGGCGTGAGCCTGCTGCAGCTGCTCCGCCCGCTCGGCACGCGCGTGATCGGCACCGCCTCCGAGCGCAACGCCGACACCGTCCGACGCTTCGGTGGCGAGTGGGTCGCGTACGGCGACGGACTGGAGGCACGCATCCGTGACCGCGCACCCGACGGTGTCGACGTGGCACTGGACTGCGTCGGGACCGACGAGGCCGTCGACGTCTCGCTCGCCCTGGTCGCGGACCGCAGCCGCATCGTCACGATCGCGGCCCCCGGCCGCGCGCAGTCCGACGGCATCCGTGCCGTCGGCGGTGCGCAGCCCGAGAGCGCTGCGTTCCGGGACTCGGTGCGCCAGCGCCTGATCGACCTCGCCGGGGCCGGGGAGCTCGAGGTCCCGGTGGCACGGACCTTCCCGCTCGCCGAGGCCCTCGCCGCGGTGCACCTGCTCGAGTCGCAGCACCCGGGCGGGAAGCTCGCGCTGCTGCCCTGA
- a CDS encoding mannitol-1-phosphate 5-dehydrogenase produces the protein MSTGTAVHFGAGNIGRGFVGLLLHEAGYEVVFADVAAPLIDALAAADSYTVHEVGQGARDHVVTGFRAVNSAQDEDGVVAEVAAADVVTCAVGPTVLKFIAPVVARALVQRPADAAPLAVMACENAINATDRLREFIVDALPAESRDEALAKAVFANTAVDRIVPAQPEGGGLDVTVETYFEWAIDRTPFDGHEPTIPGAHYVDGLAASIERKLFTVNTGHATVAYHGFLAGADKISDAIAIPAVRSALESVLAETSDLLVRRHELDPEVHRSYVEAIIGRFENPHLPDTVTRVGRQPLRKLSRDERFVSPAAALAEDGTEPTALLDAMGAALRFDVADDEQSVELQQLLRSDRSDAGVASEITGLDAQHPLHAAFAERVRAARA, from the coding sequence GTGAGCACCGGTACCGCGGTCCACTTCGGCGCCGGGAACATCGGGCGCGGCTTCGTCGGGCTCCTGCTCCACGAGGCCGGCTACGAGGTCGTCTTCGCCGACGTCGCCGCCCCGCTCATCGACGCCCTCGCCGCCGCCGACTCGTACACCGTGCACGAGGTCGGCCAGGGCGCGCGGGACCACGTCGTCACCGGCTTCCGAGCCGTGAACAGCGCGCAGGACGAGGACGGCGTGGTGGCCGAGGTCGCCGCCGCGGACGTCGTCACGTGCGCCGTCGGTCCGACGGTCCTGAAGTTCATCGCCCCGGTCGTCGCCCGTGCCCTCGTGCAGCGCCCGGCCGACGCCGCGCCGCTCGCCGTCATGGCGTGCGAGAACGCGATCAACGCGACCGACCGGCTCCGCGAGTTCATCGTCGACGCGCTGCCCGCCGAGTCGCGCGACGAGGCACTCGCCAAGGCCGTCTTCGCGAACACCGCGGTCGACCGGATCGTCCCGGCCCAGCCCGAGGGCGGCGGCCTCGACGTCACCGTCGAGACCTACTTCGAGTGGGCGATCGACCGCACCCCGTTCGACGGCCACGAGCCGACGATCCCGGGCGCGCACTACGTCGACGGCCTGGCCGCGTCGATCGAGCGCAAGCTGTTCACGGTGAACACCGGCCACGCCACGGTGGCGTACCACGGCTTCCTCGCCGGCGCCGACAAGATCTCCGACGCGATCGCGATCCCCGCGGTGCGCTCGGCGCTCGAGTCGGTGCTCGCCGAGACGAGCGACCTGCTCGTCCGCCGCCACGAGCTCGACCCCGAGGTGCACCGCTCCTACGTCGAGGCGATCATCGGCCGGTTCGAGAACCCGCACCTGCCGGACACCGTGACCCGCGTCGGTCGCCAGCCGCTCCGCAAGCTGTCGCGCGACGAGCGCTTCGTCTCGCCCGCGGCCGCACTCGCCGAGGACGGCACCGAGCCCACGGCGCTGCTCGACGCGATGGGCGCCGCCCTCCGCTTCGACGTCGCGGACGACGAGCAGAGCGTCGAGCTGCAGCAGCTGCTGCGCTCGGACCGCTCGGACGCCGGCGTCGCGAGCGAGATCACCGGACTCGACGCGCAGCACCCGCTGCACGCCGCGTTCGCCGAGCGGGTGCGCGCCGCGCGCGCCTGA
- a CDS encoding PTS sugar transporter subunit IIA, protein MPVLQESQIRIHTEDTAPTKSEAMKEAAEILEAAGAVTADYYPAMLEREKSVSTYMGNFLAIPHGTNDAKDAIKSSALSFIRYATPIDWDGNPVRFVVGIAGVNNEHLDILSKIAIVFSDEDEVQKLTDAPDTAAILAILGEVNE, encoded by the coding sequence ATGCCCGTCCTGCAGGAGAGCCAGATCCGCATCCACACCGAGGACACCGCCCCGACCAAGTCGGAGGCGATGAAGGAGGCGGCCGAGATCCTCGAGGCGGCGGGCGCGGTCACGGCCGACTACTACCCGGCCATGCTCGAGCGCGAGAAGAGCGTCTCGACGTACATGGGGAACTTCCTCGCGATCCCGCACGGCACCAACGACGCGAAGGACGCCATCAAGTCGTCCGCGCTGTCGTTCATCCGCTACGCCACCCCGATCGACTGGGACGGCAACCCCGTGCGCTTCGTCGTCGGCATCGCCGGCGTGAACAACGAGCACCTCGACATCCTGTCCAAGATCGCGATCGTGTTCTCGGACGAGGACGAGGTCCAGAAGCTCACCGACGCCCCGGACACCGCGGCCATCCTGGCGATCCTCGGCGAGGTCAACGAGTGA
- a CDS encoding PTS mannitol transporter subunit IICB produces the protein MTTSSVAAPDAPAKSRGGARVAVQKFGTFLSGMVMPNIAIFIAWGLITAFFIEKGWTPVGVLGGFGETNGVANIGLVGPILTYLIPLAIAFQGGRMIYETRGAVVGSIMAMGVIIGANGTIMILGAMVCGPLGAWLIKQIDKIWDGKIKPGFEMLVNNYAAGILGFVLALIGFFLLAPLFKAIAEGLGAAVKFLVDNSLLPVASIIIEPAKVFFLNNAINHGVLDQLGAQQVQESGKSILFLLEANPGPGLGILLAFTFFGVGIARSTAPGAILIQFLGGIHEIYFPYVLQKPVLFLAVILGGATGVATNVAFQSGLAAPASPGSIIAVLTVTAKGSFVGVILSVILSAAVSFAVASFFLLASRKRDLANGGGDMSAAMAKLQANKGRDVNAATSGLLGTNAPATDEEAEATLGGVGSATTTATRVQNVVFACDAGMGSSAMGASVLRNKVKKAGIEGVTVVNKAIANLDGTEDLVITQEELTDRAKQKVPNAQHVSVGNFMNAPQYDQVVDQLKNQ, from the coding sequence ATGACAACGTCGTCCGTTGCAGCGCCCGACGCTCCCGCGAAGTCGCGGGGCGGCGCACGCGTCGCCGTGCAGAAGTTCGGCACGTTCCTCTCCGGCATGGTGATGCCGAACATCGCGATCTTCATCGCGTGGGGCCTCATCACCGCGTTCTTCATCGAGAAGGGTTGGACGCCCGTGGGCGTCCTCGGCGGCTTCGGGGAGACGAACGGGGTCGCGAACATCGGCCTCGTCGGCCCGATCCTGACGTACCTCATCCCGCTCGCGATCGCCTTCCAGGGCGGCCGCATGATCTACGAGACCCGCGGCGCCGTCGTCGGGTCGATCATGGCCATGGGCGTCATCATCGGCGCCAACGGGACGATCATGATCCTCGGCGCGATGGTCTGCGGCCCGCTCGGCGCGTGGCTCATCAAGCAGATCGACAAGATCTGGGACGGCAAGATCAAGCCCGGCTTCGAGATGCTCGTGAACAACTACGCGGCCGGCATCCTCGGCTTCGTGCTCGCGCTCATCGGGTTCTTCCTGCTCGCCCCGCTGTTCAAGGCCATCGCCGAGGGTCTCGGCGCCGCGGTGAAGTTCCTCGTCGACAACTCGCTGCTCCCGGTCGCGAGCATCATCATCGAGCCGGCCAAGGTGTTCTTCCTCAACAACGCCATCAACCACGGCGTGCTCGACCAGCTCGGCGCGCAGCAGGTGCAGGAGTCCGGCAAGAGCATCCTGTTCCTGCTCGAGGCGAACCCCGGCCCGGGTCTCGGCATCCTGCTCGCCTTCACCTTCTTCGGTGTCGGCATCGCCCGTTCGACCGCCCCCGGCGCGATCCTCATCCAGTTCCTCGGCGGCATCCACGAGATCTACTTCCCGTACGTGCTGCAGAAGCCGGTGCTGTTCCTCGCCGTCATCCTCGGTGGTGCGACCGGTGTCGCGACCAACGTCGCATTCCAGTCCGGTCTCGCCGCTCCGGCATCCCCCGGGTCGATCATCGCCGTCCTCACGGTCACGGCGAAGGGCAGCTTCGTCGGCGTCATCCTGTCGGTGATCCTGTCCGCGGCGGTCTCGTTCGCGGTCGCGTCGTTCTTCCTGCTCGCCAGCCGCAAGCGCGACCTGGCGAACGGCGGCGGCGACATGTCCGCCGCGATGGCGAAGCTCCAGGCCAACAAGGGCCGCGACGTGAACGCCGCGACCTCGGGTCTGCTCGGCACCAACGCGCCGGCCACCGACGAGGAGGCCGAGGCCACGCTCGGCGGCGTCGGGTCGGCGACGACCACGGCGACCCGCGTGCAGAACGTCGTGTTCGCGTGCGACGCCGGCATGGGGTCGAGCGCGATGGGCGCCAGCGTCCTCCGCAACAAGGTGAAGAAGGCCGGCATCGAAGGGGTCACGGTCGTCAACAAGGCGATCGCGAACCTCGACGGCACCGAGGACCTCGTCATCACCCAGGAGGAACTGACCGACCGCGCGAAGCAGAAGGTCCCGAACGCACAGCACGTGTCGGTCGGCAACTTCATGAACGCGCCGCAGTACGACCAGGTCGTCGACCAGCTCAAGAACCAGTAA